A part of Thermotoga petrophila RKU-1 genomic DNA contains:
- the cheA gene encoding chemotaxis protein CheA: protein MMEEYLGVFVDETKEYLQNLNDTLLELEKNPEDMELINEAFRDLHTLKGMAGTMGFSSMAKLCHTLENILDKARNGEIKITSDLLDKIFAGVDMITRMVDKIVSEGSDDIGENIDVFSDTIKSFVSSGKKEASEIESETETKGEEEHKGESTSNEEAMVLPEEVVHVLQEARNKGFKTFYIKVILKEGTQLKSARIYLVFHKLEELKCEVVRTVPSVEEIEEEKFENEVELFVISPVDLEKLSEALSSIADIEKVIIKEVTAVVEESKAEKRTEKEEKTEKAEEKIERKKVISQTVRVDIEKLDNLMDLMGELVIARSRILETLKKYNIKELDESLSQLSRITLDLQNVVMKIRMVPISFVFNRFPRMVRDLAKKMNKEVNFIMRGEDTELDRTFVEEIGEPLLHLLRNAIDHGIEPKEERIAKGKPPVGTLILSARHEGNNVVIEVEDDGRGIDKEKIIRKAIEKGLIDESKAATLSDQEILNFLFVPGFSTKEKVSEVSGRGVGMDVVKNVVESLNGSISIESEKDKGTKVTIRLPLTLAIIQALLVKVNNLVYAIPIANIDTILSISKKDIQRIQDRDVIVIRGEVVPVYRLWEVLQIEHTKELKEMEAVIVRVGNRKYGIVVDELLGQDDIVIKSLGKVFSEVKEFSGAAILGDGSIALIINVSGIV, encoded by the coding sequence ATGATGGAAGAATATCTCGGAGTGTTTGTCGATGAGACAAAAGAATACCTTCAGAATCTGAACGATACCCTCCTCGAACTGGAGAAAAACCCCGAGGATATGGAGCTCATAAACGAAGCGTTCAGGGATCTTCATACCCTAAAGGGAATGGCAGGTACAATGGGGTTTTCCAGTATGGCGAAGCTCTGCCATACCTTAGAAAACATCCTCGATAAAGCCAGAAACGGCGAGATAAAGATAACTTCTGATCTCCTCGACAAGATTTTCGCGGGGGTCGACATGATAACCAGAATGGTTGATAAGATCGTCTCCGAGGGAAGTGACGACATCGGAGAAAACATAGATGTGTTTTCGGACACCATAAAAAGCTTTGTTTCATCGGGAAAAAAGGAAGCCTCAGAGATTGAAAGTGAAACGGAAACAAAGGGTGAGGAAGAACACAAAGGAGAATCAACAAGCAATGAAGAAGCCATGGTTCTTCCTGAAGAAGTCGTCCACGTTCTTCAGGAAGCGAGAAACAAGGGCTTCAAAACGTTCTATATTAAAGTAATTCTCAAAGAAGGAACACAACTGAAATCCGCCAGGATTTACCTCGTTTTCCACAAGCTTGAAGAACTGAAGTGTGAAGTTGTAAGAACGGTTCCTTCGGTTGAAGAGATAGAAGAAGAGAAATTCGAAAACGAAGTGGAACTCTTCGTCATCTCTCCTGTAGATCTGGAGAAACTTTCTGAAGCTCTGTCGAGCATCGCCGACATAGAGAAGGTAATAATCAAAGAAGTAACCGCTGTCGTCGAAGAATCGAAGGCTGAAAAAAGAACCGAGAAAGAAGAGAAAACTGAAAAAGCTGAGGAAAAGATTGAAAGAAAAAAGGTTATTTCGCAAACAGTCAGGGTAGATATAGAGAAACTGGACAATTTGATGGACTTGATGGGAGAACTGGTCATCGCAAGAAGCAGAATACTGGAAACCCTCAAGAAATACAACATAAAAGAACTGGATGAGAGTCTGTCTCAGCTCAGCAGAATCACCTTGGACCTTCAAAACGTCGTGATGAAGATCAGAATGGTTCCCATCTCCTTCGTTTTCAACAGATTCCCTCGAATGGTGAGAGACCTCGCCAAGAAGATGAACAAAGAAGTGAATTTCATCATGAGAGGAGAAGACACAGAGCTCGACAGAACGTTCGTTGAAGAGATAGGCGAACCGCTGCTCCATCTCTTGAGAAACGCCATCGACCACGGTATAGAGCCCAAGGAAGAGCGAATAGCCAAAGGAAAACCCCCTGTTGGAACTCTCATTCTTTCGGCACGTCACGAGGGAAACAACGTGGTAATAGAAGTCGAAGACGACGGAAGGGGTATAGACAAAGAAAAGATCATCAGAAAAGCCATAGAAAAGGGACTCATAGATGAATCAAAGGCCGCTACCCTTTCTGATCAGGAGATTCTGAACTTCTTGTTCGTCCCGGGATTCTCCACAAAAGAGAAAGTCTCAGAAGTGTCCGGAAGAGGAGTGGGAATGGACGTTGTAAAGAATGTTGTGGAATCTCTGAATGGAAGTATAAGCATAGAAAGCGAGAAAGACAAAGGAACAAAAGTCACGATAAGATTACCGCTCACTCTGGCCATCATTCAGGCGCTCCTCGTCAAAGTCAACAATCTCGTCTACGCGATTCCGATAGCGAACATAGACACGATACTCAGTATTTCGAAGAAAGATATCCAGAGAATCCAGGACAGAGATGTGATCGTTATAAGAGGAGAAGTAGTCCCTGTTTACCGCCTGTGGGAAGTGCTTCAAATAGAGCACACAAAGGAACTGAAGGAGATGGAAGCGGTTATTGTGAGGGTAGGAAACAGAAAATACGGTATTGTTGTGGATGAACTTCTCGGTCAAGACGATATCGTGATAAAATCTCTTGGAAAGGTGTTCTCTGAGGTGAAGGAATTCAGCGGAGCAGCTATCCTCGGTGATGGTAGTATAGCGCTGATAATCAACGTCTCCGGCATTGTATAA
- the cheY gene encoding chemotaxis protein CheY: MGKRVLIVDDAAFMRMMLKDIITKAGYEVAGEATNGREAVEKYKELKPDIVTMDITMPEMNGIDAIKEIMKIDPNAKIIVCSAMGQQAMVIEAIKAGAKDFIVKPFQPSRVVEALNKVSK, encoded by the coding sequence ATGGGAAAGAGAGTTTTGATAGTCGATGATGCAGCGTTCATGAGGATGATGTTGAAAGATATCATCACAAAAGCGGGATACGAAGTTGCAGGGGAAGCAACAAACGGTCGTGAAGCCGTTGAAAAATACAAGGAACTCAAACCGGACATCGTCACGATGGACATCACCATGCCGGAGATGAACGGTATCGATGCGATCAAAGAGATCATGAAGATCGACCCCAACGCAAAGATCATCGTCTGCAGTGCCATGGGACAGCAGGCAATGGTCATAGAAGCTATAAAAGCTGGAGCGAAAGACTTCATTGTGAAACCCTTCCAGCCTTCCAGGGTGGTAGAGGCTCTCAACAAGGTTTCGAAGTGA
- a CDS encoding competence/damage-inducible protein A translates to MKKAAIITIGSELLEGLILNKNAQFLCQELKNLGYRVVKVSTVGDDLISISEEVKTLLLKVDLLILTGGLGPTQDDLTRDAVAKVLNRSLKLNEELLSKIKEKIKKYHSEIPQNIERQALVIDGAEVLDNPVGSAPGQLLTVDGKIVILLPGPPRELIPMFNALKDRLRTPDALYQVVLKYYSIPEAVLEDLLKDILYSQNIVEVATMADHVEGVRLRLTTHMKNKEYLDEMVKKILDKTGEHLYGVNDEKMEEVVVRLLKDRKKTLAVAESCTGGMLSSLVVNVPGASEVFAGGVVAYSNDLKKHILGVREDTLRKHGAVSKECVQEMTEGLKKLTGADICVSISGIAGPSGGTPEKPVGTVFIDIFEHEHITMRYNFTGDRNTIRTRSAMMALENLRKYLKGREKV, encoded by the coding sequence ATGAAGAAAGCAGCGATCATCACTATCGGAAGTGAACTGCTGGAAGGTTTGATACTCAACAAAAACGCACAGTTTCTCTGCCAGGAATTGAAGAATCTGGGATATAGAGTTGTCAAGGTATCAACGGTAGGAGATGATTTGATCTCCATCTCAGAAGAAGTGAAAACCCTCCTTCTCAAGGTCGATCTACTCATCCTCACAGGAGGACTCGGCCCCACACAGGACGATCTCACCCGGGATGCAGTCGCAAAAGTGCTGAACAGGAGTCTCAAACTCAATGAAGAACTCCTCTCGAAGATAAAAGAGAAGATAAAAAAATACCATTCTGAAATACCGCAGAACATTGAAAGACAGGCTTTAGTAATAGACGGTGCCGAAGTTCTGGACAACCCTGTGGGAAGTGCTCCAGGACAACTCCTCACTGTGGATGGGAAAATCGTGATTCTCCTGCCGGGACCTCCCAGAGAGCTGATCCCCATGTTCAACGCACTGAAAGATCGATTGAGAACTCCAGATGCCCTGTATCAGGTTGTTTTGAAATACTACAGCATTCCCGAAGCCGTTCTCGAAGATCTTTTGAAAGATATTCTTTACTCCCAGAACATAGTGGAAGTAGCCACCATGGCCGATCATGTAGAAGGAGTACGACTCAGATTGACCACCCATATGAAGAACAAAGAATATCTGGACGAGATGGTGAAAAAGATTCTCGATAAGACTGGCGAACACCTCTACGGTGTAAACGACGAAAAGATGGAAGAAGTCGTGGTTAGACTCCTGAAAGACAGGAAAAAAACGCTCGCCGTTGCAGAATCCTGCACGGGTGGCATGCTCTCATCTTTGGTGGTGAACGTCCCTGGGGCCTCAGAGGTTTTTGCCGGTGGTGTGGTGGCGTACAGCAACGATCTGAAAAAACACATCCTCGGTGTTAGAGAAGACACTCTCAGAAAACACGGTGCAGTGAGCAAAGAATGTGTGCAGGAGATGACGGAGGGTCTTAAAAAACTCACCGGAGCGGATATCTGTGTCTCCATCTCCGGAATAGCGGGCCCATCAGGTGGTACTCCGGAGAAACCTGTGGGGACGGTTTTCATAGATATCTTCGAACATGAACACATCACTATGAGGTATAATTTTACAGGCGATCGTAACACGATAAGAACCAGATCCGCCATGATGGCCCTGGAAAACCTCAGAAAATACTTGAAGGGGCGTGAAAAAGTATGA
- the cheW gene encoding chemotaxis protein CheW produces the protein MKTLADALKEFEVLSFEIDEQALAFDVDNIEMVIEKSDITPVPKSRHFVEGVINLRGRIIPVVNLAKILGISFDEQKMKSIIVARTKDVEVGFLVDRVLGVLRITENQLDLTNVSDKFGKKSKGLVKTDGRLIIYLDIDKIIEEITVKEGV, from the coding sequence GTGAAAACATTGGCGGATGCTTTGAAAGAGTTCGAAGTTCTATCTTTCGAAATAGATGAACAGGCACTGGCTTTTGATGTCGACAACATAGAAATGGTGATTGAGAAATCCGATATAACACCTGTGCCAAAATCAAGACACTTCGTAGAGGGTGTGATCAATCTAAGAGGAAGAATCATTCCTGTGGTGAACCTTGCGAAGATTCTGGGTATTTCATTCGACGAGCAAAAGATGAAGAGTATAATTGTCGCCAGAACGAAGGATGTAGAAGTGGGATTTCTTGTTGATAGAGTCCTGGGAGTCCTGAGAATAACCGAGAATCAGCTCGATTTGACAAATGTGTCCGATAAATTCGGTAAAAAATCAAAGGGTCTTGTAAAAACCGACGGAAGGCTCATCATCTATCTGGATATCGACAAGATAATCGAAGAAATAACCGTTAAGGAGGGTGTGTAA